A DNA window from Micromonospora sp. NBC_01739 contains the following coding sequences:
- a CDS encoding DEAD/DEAH box helicase: MSELTQDLTDGQELAPTAPVRPEAPTFAELGARDETVEALAAAGITRAFAIQEYALPIALRGADLIGQAPTGTGKTLGFGVPLLERVFAPGEGSGDGLPQALVVVPTRELGIQVAKDIAAAGRTRGVRVLPIYGGVAYEPQVEALRKGVEILVGTPGRLLDLAKQKHLRLNGIRALVLDEADRMLDLGFLDDVERILAMLPEDRQTMLFSATMPDPIVTLSRRFLRHPVTIHAGHTAETGPSPQTEQLVYRTHSMNKVEIVARILQAESRGLTMIFTRTKRAADRVAEDLDFRGFAVAAVHGDLGQGARERALRAFRAGKIDTLVATDVAARGIDVTGVTHVINYDCPEDQDTYTHRIGRTGRAGASGVAVTFVDWDDMPRWRIIDKTLGLDMPEPQETYHTSPHLYTDLHIPTDVTGTLPTAERTRAGLSAEVEEDLGGGRSRRGEPRGGRRRDRGRNDSGRGEDRGRAEGRGRSAGRSAQEGEAAPETTEVTEGGSRTPRRRRRRRDGEVIAGVDANATVGATTAVETSAGTEGAAGEAGRPRRRRRRRGSASTAGTAAEATD, translated from the coding sequence ATGAGTGAGCTGACTCAAGACCTCACAGACGGCCAGGAACTGGCCCCCACTGCCCCGGTCCGACCGGAGGCACCGACCTTCGCCGAGCTGGGCGCCCGCGACGAGACCGTCGAGGCGCTGGCCGCGGCCGGCATCACCCGCGCCTTCGCCATCCAGGAGTACGCCCTGCCGATCGCGCTGCGCGGGGCCGACCTGATCGGGCAGGCCCCGACGGGCACCGGCAAGACCCTAGGCTTCGGCGTACCGCTGCTGGAGCGGGTCTTCGCGCCCGGCGAGGGCAGCGGCGACGGGCTGCCCCAGGCGCTCGTCGTGGTACCCACCCGCGAGCTGGGCATCCAGGTGGCCAAGGACATCGCGGCCGCTGGCCGCACCCGCGGTGTACGCGTGCTGCCGATCTACGGCGGGGTGGCGTACGAGCCGCAGGTCGAGGCGCTGCGCAAGGGCGTGGAGATCCTCGTCGGTACGCCCGGCCGCCTGCTCGACCTGGCCAAGCAGAAGCACCTGCGCCTGAACGGCATCCGGGCGCTGGTGTTGGACGAGGCCGACCGGATGCTCGACCTGGGCTTCCTCGACGACGTCGAGCGGATCCTGGCGATGCTGCCCGAGGACCGGCAGACCATGCTGTTCTCGGCGACCATGCCCGACCCGATCGTGACCCTGTCCCGGCGATTCCTGCGGCACCCGGTCACGATCCACGCCGGGCACACCGCGGAGACCGGCCCGTCCCCGCAGACCGAGCAGTTGGTCTACCGCACCCACTCGATGAACAAGGTCGAGATCGTCGCCCGGATCCTCCAGGCGGAGAGCCGTGGCCTGACGATGATCTTCACCCGGACCAAGCGCGCCGCCGACCGGGTCGCCGAGGATCTCGACTTCCGCGGCTTCGCGGTCGCCGCCGTGCACGGTGACCTGGGCCAGGGCGCCCGCGAGCGGGCCCTGCGGGCCTTCCGGGCCGGGAAGATCGACACCCTGGTCGCCACCGACGTCGCGGCCCGGGGCATCGACGTCACCGGCGTCACCCACGTGATCAACTACGACTGCCCGGAAGACCAGGACACCTACACCCACCGCATCGGCCGCACCGGCCGGGCGGGCGCGAGCGGTGTCGCGGTGACCTTCGTCGACTGGGACGACATGCCGCGCTGGCGGATCATCGACAAGACCCTCGGGCTGGACATGCCCGAGCCGCAGGAGACGTACCACACCTCCCCGCACCTCTACACCGACCTGCACATCCCGACCGACGTGACCGGCACCCTGCCGACCGCCGAGCGCACCCGGGCCGGGCTCTCCGCCGAGGTCGAGGAGGACCTGGGTGGCGGCCGGTCCCGCCGAGGCGAGCCGCGCGGCGGACGCCGCCGGGACCGTGGCCGCAACGACAGCGGGCGCGGTGAGGATCGCGGGCGTGCCGAGGGTCGTGGACGTTCCGCGGGCCGCTCTGCCCAGGAGGGCGAGGCTGCGCCGGAGACCACCGAGGTCACCGAGGGCGGCAGCCGTACCCCCCGGCGTCGTCGACGTCGCCGGGACGGCGAGGTCATCGCCGGTGTGGACGCGAACGCCACCGTCGGTGCGACCACGGCCGTCGAGACCAGCGCCGGCACCGAGGGCGCCGCAGGTGAGGCGGGACGCCCCCGTCGCCGCCGACGCCGCCGTGGCTCCGCCTCCACCGCCGGTACGGCCGCCGAAGCCACCGACTGA
- a CDS encoding DUF3107 domain-containing protein, which yields MEVKIGVQYAPRELVLESAQSPAEIERIVTDAVARGEGTLSLTDEKGRRIIVPVSKVAYVEIAEASPRAVGFTVR from the coding sequence GTGGAGGTCAAGATCGGCGTGCAGTACGCGCCCCGCGAACTGGTTCTGGAGAGCGCGCAGTCGCCGGCAGAGATCGAGCGGATCGTGACCGACGCCGTCGCCCGAGGTGAGGGCACCCTGTCCCTGACCGACGAGAAGGGCCGGCGGATCATCGTGCCGGTCAGCAAGGTCGCCTACGTGGAGATCGCGGAGGCATCTCCCCGGGCGGTGGGTTTCACCGTCCGCTGA
- a CDS encoding TetR/AcrR family transcriptional regulator: MTAAGNGAQTAGRPTRLPRSARRKQLLAAAQEVFVAQGYHAAAMDDIAERAGVSKPVLYQHFPGKMELYLALLDTHCDAIVAKVHDAMASTTDNKERVGASVRAYFDFVDHESEAFRLVFESDLRNDPAVRQRVERVEQGCIAAITDTIISDTGVSRAHAELLASGLVGAAETAAQFWLAGGRPVPKAEAEALVAALSWRGIASFPLQGESA, encoded by the coding sequence ATGACCGCTGCGGGGAACGGCGCCCAGACCGCCGGCCGGCCCACGCGCCTACCTCGTTCGGCACGCCGTAAGCAGCTGCTCGCCGCAGCTCAGGAGGTGTTCGTCGCGCAGGGTTACCACGCCGCAGCCATGGACGACATCGCCGAGCGGGCGGGAGTCTCCAAGCCGGTGTTGTACCAACACTTCCCCGGAAAGATGGAGCTGTACCTGGCCCTGCTCGACACGCACTGTGACGCCATCGTCGCCAAGGTGCACGATGCCATGGCCAGTACCACCGACAACAAGGAGCGGGTCGGGGCGTCCGTGCGGGCCTACTTCGACTTCGTCGACCACGAGAGCGAGGCCTTCCGGCTGGTCTTCGAGTCGGACCTTCGCAACGACCCCGCCGTGCGGCAGCGGGTCGAGCGGGTGGAGCAGGGCTGCATCGCCGCCATCACCGACACCATCATCTCCGACACCGGAGTGAGCCGGGCCCACGCCGAGCTGCTCGCCTCCGGCCTGGTCGGTGCCGCCGAGACCGCCGCACAGTTTTGGCTGGCCGGGGGCCGTCCGGTGCCCAAGGCCGAGGCCGAGGCGCTGGTGGCGGCGCTCTCCTGGCGGGGCATCGCCAGCTTTCCGCTGCAAGGTGAGTCAGCCTGA
- a CDS encoding alpha/beta fold hydrolase, producing the protein MKPARLSSDRLLPAHSVPPPWPGREVRLDGTVTYVRDTPATGPDAEPALYVHGLGGSSQNWTDLAGLLADRLDGQAIDLPGFGRSEPGLRYTVPFFAQRVIRWIEHSGRGPVHLFGNSLGGAISVRVAALRPDLVRTLTLVSPALPFLNFRRSLQGRMLPVLAVPRGERLVAWRLAQMAPEVMAQQVMESCVADLSRICDQRRQEALEEIRVRYQAEHYAAAYVRTFRGLVHSFLRSYLPGADSLWRLARSVQAPTLVVGGRRDRLVDVRVAPQTARAIPDSRLLMLDGVGHVAQLEVPRLVARAVVGLLTETGDARYRSDLAG; encoded by the coding sequence GTGAAGCCTGCTCGTCTCTCCTCCGACCGGCTGCTGCCCGCCCACTCGGTGCCACCACCCTGGCCCGGTCGGGAGGTACGGCTAGACGGCACGGTCACCTACGTGCGCGACACCCCGGCTACCGGGCCGGACGCCGAACCGGCGCTGTACGTGCACGGGCTGGGTGGTTCCTCGCAGAACTGGACCGACCTGGCCGGTCTGCTGGCCGACCGGCTGGACGGTCAGGCCATCGACCTGCCGGGCTTCGGTCGCAGCGAGCCGGGTCTGCGGTACACCGTGCCCTTCTTCGCGCAACGGGTGATCCGCTGGATCGAGCACTCAGGCCGGGGGCCGGTGCACCTGTTCGGCAACTCGCTGGGCGGGGCCATCTCGGTCCGGGTGGCCGCGCTGCGCCCGGACCTGGTCCGTACCTTGACCCTGGTCTCGCCGGCCCTGCCGTTCCTGAACTTCCGCCGGTCGTTGCAGGGCCGGATGCTCCCCGTGCTGGCTGTTCCCCGGGGCGAGCGGCTGGTCGCCTGGCGGCTGGCCCAGATGGCCCCGGAGGTGATGGCGCAGCAGGTGATGGAGTCCTGTGTGGCCGACCTGAGCCGGATCTGCGATCAGCGTCGACAGGAGGCGCTGGAGGAGATCCGGGTGCGCTACCAGGCGGAGCACTACGCCGCAGCCTATGTGCGTACCTTCCGGGGGTTGGTTCACAGCTTCCTACGGTCGTACCTGCCGGGGGCGGACTCGCTGTGGCGGCTGGCCCGTTCCGTGCAGGCGCCGACACTGGTCGTCGGTGGTCGGCGGGACCGGTTGGTCGACGTCCGGGTGGCGCCGCAGACCGCACGGGCCATTCCGGACAGTCGACTGTTGATGCTCGACGGGGTGGGCCATGTGGCCCAACTGGAGGTGCCGCGCCTGGTGGCTCGGGCCGTGGTCGGGCTGCTCACCGAGACGGGGGACGCGAGGTACCGGTCAGACCTGGCAGGATGA
- a CDS encoding DUF3152 domain-containing protein produces MVTPRSHRRHPGRHTSRGASSGQGVDRRAGHRPRVAVRVGVLAAVGAAVMLVAGGTGWLPGPADADEVQAVPPPVSAVVPSPATPSSAPAVASPSPAAPVLQQPGRVPSAGRGRFDYDERTGPVLGKSGGLQRYRVAVESGAKVDPGEFGLVVQEALTGPGSWVDSGRLRLRQVPTSSRYDFTVYLATAATAGRMCAAGGVDIRVGGRPYTSCRAPGKVIINLERWRRSVPHFVEAKVPLSVYRTYVINHEVGHQLGNRHERCPGRGRPAPVMMQQTLFLKGCKANPWPYLDGRRYAGPPL; encoded by the coding sequence ATGGTCACCCCTCGTAGCCACCGCCGGCATCCTGGCCGACACACCAGTCGCGGGGCTTCCTCCGGGCAAGGCGTCGACCGGCGGGCCGGCCACCGGCCCAGGGTCGCCGTCCGGGTGGGGGTGCTGGCGGCGGTGGGTGCCGCGGTGATGCTGGTGGCCGGGGGTACGGGTTGGCTCCCCGGCCCGGCCGACGCCGACGAGGTGCAGGCGGTCCCGCCACCGGTGTCGGCGGTCGTACCGTCACCGGCGACGCCGTCCTCCGCGCCTGCGGTGGCAAGTCCTTCCCCGGCGGCGCCGGTGTTGCAGCAGCCCGGGCGGGTGCCCTCGGCGGGGCGGGGTCGCTTCGACTACGACGAGCGGACCGGCCCGGTGCTGGGGAAGTCCGGTGGGCTTCAGCGGTACCGGGTGGCGGTGGAGTCCGGCGCGAAGGTCGATCCGGGCGAGTTCGGGCTGGTCGTGCAGGAGGCGTTGACCGGGCCGGGCAGCTGGGTGGACAGTGGCCGACTGCGGTTGCGTCAGGTGCCGACCTCGTCCCGGTACGACTTCACCGTCTACCTGGCCACGGCGGCGACGGCGGGCCGGATGTGCGCGGCCGGCGGGGTGGACATCCGGGTAGGTGGGCGGCCCTACACCTCCTGCCGGGCCCCCGGGAAGGTGATCATCAACCTGGAGCGGTGGCGGCGGTCGGTGCCGCACTTCGTCGAGGCGAAGGTGCCCCTGTCGGTCTACCGCACGTACGTGATCAACCATGAGGTCGGGCACCAGTTGGGCAACCGGCACGAGCGTTGCCCGGGGCGGGGCCGACCGGCCCCGGTGATGATGCAGCAGACCCTGTTCCTCAAGGGCTGCAAGGCCAACCCCTGGCCGTACCTCGATGGTCGGCGCTACGCCGGTCCGCCCCTGTGA
- a CDS encoding DUF3152 domain-containing protein — MPSSPLAGRPGGSVPAARLRRHWLAVPLGLLMLAVVVLAVLGLKDDPAGEPDGRSRPAQGLVQQPPEPSPYPSAGSGQFLVADAESPVYGLDGPLVRYRVAVEQEAGTEAADFAAEVDGVLSDPRSWIGSGDLRVQRVAEFDRADFTVYLATPLTSERMCAVGGLSTEGYTSCRLPGEVIINLARWREAVPDYGAPLAVYRAYVINHEVGHEFGEWHAECPGPGLPAPVMQQQTYGLAGCLANGWPYPDGPRYADDLIP, encoded by the coding sequence ATGCCCTCTTCACCCCTTGCTGGGCGCCCGGGCGGTTCGGTTCCCGCAGCGCGGCTGCGACGGCACTGGCTGGCCGTACCCCTGGGTCTGCTGATGCTCGCGGTCGTCGTGCTGGCCGTGCTGGGCCTCAAGGATGACCCGGCGGGGGAGCCGGACGGCCGGAGCCGGCCCGCGCAGGGCCTGGTGCAGCAGCCACCGGAACCGAGCCCGTACCCGAGCGCCGGTAGCGGGCAGTTCCTGGTCGCCGACGCGGAGTCCCCGGTGTACGGGTTGGACGGGCCGCTCGTGCGCTACCGGGTGGCCGTCGAGCAGGAGGCCGGTACGGAGGCGGCCGATTTCGCGGCCGAGGTCGACGGGGTGCTGTCCGATCCGCGTAGCTGGATCGGGTCGGGGGACCTGCGGGTGCAGCGGGTAGCCGAGTTCGACCGGGCCGACTTCACCGTCTACCTGGCCACCCCGCTGACCTCGGAGCGGATGTGCGCCGTCGGCGGCCTGAGCACGGAGGGCTACACCTCCTGCCGGCTCCCCGGCGAGGTGATCATCAATCTGGCGCGGTGGCGGGAGGCGGTGCCGGACTACGGGGCACCGCTGGCGGTCTACCGGGCCTACGTGATCAACCACGAGGTGGGGCACGAGTTCGGTGAGTGGCACGCGGAGTGCCCGGGGCCGGGACTGCCGGCCCCGGTCATGCAACAGCAGACGTACGGCCTGGCCGGTTGCCTGGCCAACGGTTGGCCCTACCCCGACGGCCCCCGGTACGCCGATGACCTGATCCCCTAA
- a CDS encoding IS110 family transposase — MLFVGDDWAEDHHDVEVQDEHGRAMRTARLSEGVDGMARFHELVARFLPEDAKPSDVLVCIETDRGPWVRALIAAGYQVYGVNPKQAARHRELLSLSGAKSDKADAHTLADMVRTCRHQLRQVAADSDIAEAVKVVARAHQTLIWERTRHMLRLRAALRDYFPAALAAYQVLTLTGADALELLAKAPTPAAAAKLTIGQISAVLNKARRRDIPAKAAAIQRALRTEHLGQADIVAGAYAATVRATVAVLQTLNTEIRTLEGQVEAHFGQHPDAEVYLSQPGIGVILGARVLAEFGDAAGRYASAKSRKNYAGTAPITRQSGKSKTVHARFIHNDRLVDALHMQASAAVLHDPGSRAYYDELRARDIGHNAALRQVGNRLVGILHGCLKTTTVYDKNTAWSHRELTAAA, encoded by the coding sequence GTGCTGTTCGTGGGTGACGATTGGGCCGAAGACCACCACGATGTGGAGGTACAGGACGAACATGGCCGGGCGATGCGCACCGCCCGGCTGTCTGAGGGCGTGGACGGGATGGCCCGGTTCCATGAGCTCGTCGCCCGGTTCCTGCCTGAGGACGCGAAACCGTCGGATGTCCTCGTCTGCATCGAGACCGACCGCGGCCCGTGGGTACGGGCCCTGATCGCGGCTGGCTACCAGGTCTACGGGGTGAACCCGAAACAGGCAGCCCGGCACCGTGAGCTGCTGTCATTGTCCGGAGCCAAGAGCGACAAGGCCGACGCGCACACCCTGGCCGACATGGTCCGGACCTGTCGCCACCAGCTGCGCCAGGTCGCTGCGGACTCCGACATCGCCGAGGCAGTCAAGGTCGTGGCCCGGGCCCACCAGACGCTGATCTGGGAACGCACCCGGCACATGCTGCGGCTACGGGCGGCACTGCGTGACTACTTCCCGGCCGCGCTGGCCGCCTACCAGGTGTTGACGCTCACGGGCGCCGACGCTCTCGAACTGCTGGCCAAGGCGCCCACGCCCGCCGCGGCGGCGAAGCTGACCATCGGGCAGATCAGCGCCGTGTTGAACAAGGCCCGCCGCCGGGACATTCCGGCCAAGGCCGCCGCGATACAGCGGGCCCTGCGCACCGAACACCTGGGCCAGGCCGACATCGTCGCCGGCGCCTACGCGGCCACCGTCCGCGCCACCGTCGCAGTCCTGCAAACCCTCAACACCGAGATCCGCACCCTCGAAGGGCAGGTCGAGGCCCATTTTGGCCAGCACCCGGACGCTGAGGTCTACCTCAGCCAGCCCGGCATCGGCGTCATCCTCGGCGCCCGGGTGCTCGCAGAGTTCGGCGACGCGGCAGGCCGCTACGCCAGCGCCAAGTCCCGCAAGAACTACGCCGGCACCGCACCGATCACCCGCCAGTCCGGCAAATCCAAGACCGTCCACGCCCGGTTCATCCACAACGATCGCCTCGTCGACGCCTTACACATGCAGGCCAGCGCCGCGGTCCTGCACGACCCCGGCAGCCGCGCCTACTACGACGAACTCCGCGCCCGCGACATCGGCCACAACGCCGCCCTACGCCAGGTCGGCAACCGCCTCGTCGGAATCCTCCACGGCTGCCTCAAAACCACCACCGTCTACGACAAGAACACTGCCTGGTCACACCGTGAGCTAACCGCCGCAGCTTGA
- a CDS encoding prenyltransferase/squalene oxidase repeat-containing protein: MVDIDAAIGFVVAHGDAVERARLSWLRTGAPPSPETLDSAEVGQTLGGGWPASWGDEIASVDATCFRLAELDDLGALSRPAARRALDWLAAAQQRDGCWEEDEALAEVAPEWARPGDPEARLYLTANAAFWLTVAGLDARAAGPLDHRVGGAYAGVVQAAGQALAAHLNPDGSWPSFLATGWLTAAVLHRQQLFYESARIKAVLAERLPQASPADAAWLASTLRRVGVDEQEWTLVAARRRLAETQRSDGGWTSDDGHQFDVHTTLAVIRAFR, translated from the coding sequence GTGGTCGACATCGACGCCGCGATCGGGTTCGTGGTGGCACACGGGGACGCGGTGGAACGTGCCCGCCTCTCCTGGCTGCGTACCGGCGCGCCGCCGTCACCCGAGACGCTCGACAGCGCCGAGGTCGGGCAGACCCTGGGCGGAGGCTGGCCGGCCTCCTGGGGCGACGAGATCGCGTCGGTCGACGCCACCTGCTTCCGCCTCGCCGAACTGGACGACCTGGGCGCCCTCAGCCGCCCGGCCGCCCGCCGGGCCCTGGACTGGCTGGCCGCCGCCCAGCAGCGGGACGGCTGCTGGGAGGAGGACGAGGCCCTGGCCGAGGTGGCCCCGGAGTGGGCCCGGCCGGGAGACCCGGAGGCCCGGCTCTACCTGACCGCCAACGCGGCCTTCTGGCTCACCGTGGCCGGGCTGGACGCCCGCGCCGCCGGGCCGCTGGACCACCGGGTCGGTGGGGCGTACGCCGGGGTGGTGCAGGCCGCGGGGCAGGCGCTGGCCGCCCACCTCAACCCCGACGGCAGTTGGCCGTCCTTCCTGGCCACCGGCTGGCTGACCGCAGCGGTACTGCACCGCCAGCAGCTGTTCTACGAGTCGGCGCGGATCAAGGCCGTGCTCGCCGAGCGTCTCCCGCAGGCCTCACCCGCCGACGCGGCCTGGCTGGCCTCGACCCTGCGTCGGGTCGGCGTCGACGAGCAGGAGTGGACCCTGGTGGCGGCCCGCCGCCGACTGGCCGAGACCCAACGCAGCGACGGCGGCTGGACCAGCGACGACGGCCACCAGTTCGACGTACACACCACCCTCGCCGTAATCCGCGCCTTCCGCTGA
- a CDS encoding glutamate-5-semialdehyde dehydrogenase → MNVSEQARRARIAAETLATATRTAKDAALNAMADALLARTPEILAANAADLAAGREAGLSAAVLDRLALDEGRMAGIADALRQMAALPDPVGEVVRGSTLPNGLELRQIRVPFGVVGIIYEGRPNVTVDAAGICLKSGNAALLRGSSSAAHSNAALVAVLRDAIVGAGLPADAVQLLDSSTRDSVKELMRARGLVDVLIPRGGASLIRAVVEESTVPVIETGVGNCHVYVDAAADLSMALSIALNAKTQRLSTCNTAESLLVHAAVADDFLPAMLTAFAEAGVTVHGDARTATYSEAVVPATEEDFTTEYLSADISVAVVDSLDAAVAHIRQYGTGHTEAIVTDSQAAAREFVARVDSAAVMVNASTRFTDGGEFGFGAEIGISTQKLHARGPMALPELTSTKYVVTGTGHLR, encoded by the coding sequence ATGAACGTTAGCGAGCAGGCGCGTCGGGCGCGGATCGCGGCGGAGACACTGGCGACGGCGACGCGTACCGCCAAGGATGCCGCGCTGAACGCGATGGCCGATGCGCTGTTGGCGCGTACCCCCGAGATCCTCGCCGCGAACGCCGCGGACCTGGCGGCCGGACGCGAAGCCGGGCTGAGCGCGGCCGTGCTGGACCGGCTCGCCCTCGACGAGGGCCGGATGGCCGGCATCGCGGACGCCCTGCGGCAGATGGCCGCCCTGCCCGACCCGGTGGGTGAGGTGGTACGCGGCTCGACCCTGCCCAACGGGCTGGAACTGCGGCAGATCCGGGTGCCCTTCGGGGTGGTCGGCATCATCTACGAGGGACGGCCGAACGTCACCGTGGACGCCGCCGGCATCTGCCTGAAGTCCGGAAACGCGGCCCTGCTGCGCGGTTCCTCCTCGGCCGCGCACTCCAACGCCGCGCTGGTCGCGGTGCTGCGGGACGCGATCGTCGGTGCCGGCCTGCCGGCGGACGCGGTGCAACTGCTCGACTCCAGCACCCGCGACTCCGTCAAGGAACTGATGCGGGCCCGGGGCCTGGTGGACGTGCTGATCCCGCGCGGCGGGGCGTCACTGATCCGGGCCGTGGTCGAGGAGTCCACCGTGCCGGTGATCGAGACCGGGGTGGGCAACTGCCACGTCTACGTGGACGCCGCCGCCGACCTGTCGATGGCCCTGTCCATCGCCCTGAACGCCAAGACGCAGCGGCTGTCTACCTGCAACACCGCGGAGTCCCTGCTGGTGCACGCGGCCGTCGCCGACGACTTCCTGCCGGCGATGCTGACCGCCTTCGCCGAGGCCGGGGTCACCGTGCACGGCGATGCCCGGACGGCCACCTACTCCGAGGCCGTGGTCCCGGCCACCGAGGAGGACTTCACCACCGAGTACCTCTCCGCGGACATCTCGGTCGCCGTCGTCGACTCCCTCGACGCGGCGGTCGCACACATCCGGCAGTACGGCACCGGCCACACCGAGGCCATCGTCACCGACTCCCAGGCGGCCGCCCGGGAGTTCGTGGCCCGGGTCGACTCAGCCGCGGTGATGGTGAACGCCTCGACCCGGTTCACCGACGGCGGCGAGTTCGGCTTCGGCGCGGAGATCGGCATCTCCACCCAGAAGCTGCACGCCCGAGGCCCCATGGCCCTACCCGAACTCACCAGCACCAAGTACGTGGTAACCGGCACCGGCCACCTCCGCTAA
- the proB gene encoding glutamate 5-kinase, protein MGTPRGVPRTTAQNRRVRDAVTTARRVVVKIGSSSLTTATGGLDDERLDALVDALDTRTVDGREVVLVSSGAIAAGLAPLGLARRPRDLATQQAAASVGQGLLIGRYAAAFARHGRTVGQVLLTVDDVTRRAHYRNAYRTLRKLLDLRAVPIVNENDTVATQEIRFGDNDRLAALVAALVDADLLVLLSDVDALWTGNPARPGARRIAEVRDESDLAGVDIGGTGRSGVGTGGMVTKVEAARIATGFGIPVVLTSAAQAVAALSGEPVGTFFHPSPRRPAARLFWLAHATSPRGRLHLDPGAVAAVVGRRKSLLPAGITAVDGAFTAGDPVDLVDDDGAPVARGLVNYDAVELPGLLGRSTSDLAAALGPAYEREVVHRDDLVLL, encoded by the coding sequence ATGGGAACGCCGAGGGGAGTCCCAAGGACGACAGCGCAGAATAGGCGGGTGCGCGACGCGGTAACCACGGCCCGGCGGGTCGTCGTCAAGATCGGATCTTCCTCGTTGACCACCGCCACCGGCGGTCTGGACGACGAGCGGCTCGACGCGCTGGTCGACGCCCTCGACACGCGTACGGTCGACGGCCGCGAGGTGGTGCTCGTCTCCTCCGGCGCGATCGCCGCCGGTCTCGCGCCGCTCGGGCTGGCCCGGCGACCCCGCGACCTGGCCACCCAGCAGGCCGCGGCCAGCGTCGGGCAGGGCCTGCTGATCGGGCGGTACGCCGCCGCCTTCGCCCGGCACGGTCGCACCGTAGGGCAGGTGCTGCTGACGGTCGACGACGTGACCCGGCGGGCCCACTACCGCAACGCGTACCGCACCCTGCGCAAACTGCTCGACCTGCGGGCCGTACCGATCGTCAACGAGAACGACACCGTGGCCACCCAGGAGATCCGGTTCGGTGACAACGACCGGCTGGCCGCCCTGGTGGCTGCCCTGGTCGACGCCGACCTGCTGGTGCTGCTCTCCGACGTCGACGCCCTCTGGACGGGCAACCCGGCCCGACCCGGTGCCCGCCGCATCGCCGAGGTACGTGACGAGTCCGACCTGGCCGGAGTCGACATCGGCGGCACCGGCCGTTCCGGGGTAGGCACCGGCGGCATGGTGACCAAGGTCGAGGCGGCCCGCATCGCCACCGGGTTCGGCATCCCGGTCGTGCTGACCTCCGCCGCCCAGGCCGTGGCGGCGCTCTCCGGTGAGCCGGTCGGCACCTTCTTCCACCCCAGTCCCCGACGGCCGGCGGCCCGCCTGTTCTGGCTGGCCCACGCCACCTCCCCCCGGGGACGGCTGCACCTGGACCCGGGTGCGGTGGCCGCCGTGGTGGGCCGACGCAAGTCCCTGCTGCCGGCCGGGATCACCGCCGTGGACGGGGCCTTCACCGCCGGTGACCCGGTCGACCTGGTCGACGACGACGGCGCCCCGGTCGCCCGAGGGCTGGTCAACTACGACGCGGTCGAGCTGCCCGGCCTGCTGGGACGCTCCACCTCCGACCTCGCCGCGGCGCTGGGCCCGGCGTACGAACGGGAGGTCGTCCACCGCGACGACCTGGTACTGCTGTAG
- a CDS encoding MGMT family protein: protein MTPEEYVEAVLDLVDRIPPGRVMSYGAVADALSERSGRASARLVGAIMARHGGAVGWHRVVNAAGAMPPQLAAQARARWLAEGTPMRQDRVDMRAASWWPTEGM from the coding sequence GTGACCCCTGAGGAGTACGTCGAGGCGGTTCTGGACCTCGTTGACCGGATTCCCCCTGGTCGGGTGATGTCGTACGGGGCGGTGGCCGACGCCCTGTCCGAGCGTTCGGGTCGGGCCTCCGCCCGACTGGTCGGGGCGATCATGGCCCGGCACGGTGGGGCGGTCGGCTGGCACCGGGTCGTCAACGCGGCCGGGGCGATGCCGCCGCAGTTGGCGGCGCAGGCGCGAGCGCGGTGGCTGGCCGAGGGCACGCCGATGCGCCAGGACCGGGTGGACATGCGGGCGGCCAGTTGGTGGCCGACCGAGGGGATGTGA